ttttatcagaaGGAAGACCCAGGGGGTTTGATCTTCCCGTTGAGTGTAAAGCAATAAAATGGCTTAAAACAAGGCCTAAAATAACaaatggtaaaataaaatgtaacctaAAAAATCGGCTTAAGGTTGCCCCTCCAACAGAAAATCCACCTCAGACTCAGGTAATAATATCCTCTCCTAGATAAGGAATAACAGATACCAAGTTAGTAATAACTGTAGCTCCCCAAAACCTTATTTGTCCTCAAGGTAATACATAACCCAAGAAAGCTGTAGCCATTGACACCAGGAAAAGAATAACACCAATAATTCAAGTTAATCTTATTTTATATGACCCAAAGTAGATTCCTCGAGCAATATGAAGATATATGCAGATAAAAAAAGCACTGGCCCCATTAGCATGGGTTATTCGTAAAAATCACCCACCGTTAACATCTCGTATAATGTGGTCAACTCTCAAAAATGCAGTGTTAATATCCCTTGAAAAATGCATAGCTAAAAATAGTCCAGTTAAAATTTGAGATATTAAAACAATTCCCAGTATTGACCCGAAGTTTCACATGGAGTGGATATTAATCGGAACAGGGAGTAAAATTTGATTCTTTAAATTAGACACTAAAGTAGGGGAATtcattataatatttttttaaacacgttGTTTATTGCCTCTGTTGCAGTAATTTTAGTCATGTACTACTTACGGTCACCCATGATAATAACATTAAGGGTTATGTTTATAGCTTGTTACATGGGGttagttttaataaaaaccTGCTCATTTTGGGCTGGAAGTTCATTGATAATGTTATATATTTCGGgacttttagttttatttacgtATTTATCAAGACTAGCTAAGCCTTTagtttcaaatattaaaattaatgtGTGAATTATATTgggaattattttattttttacagttgcTAATTTTGTGTTGGTAAAACctgtaaaagttcataaaatGGGTGATATTTATATGGTAAATTATGAATTAATGCTTGTAATAATTTTTAT
The DNA window shown above is from Labrus mixtus unplaced genomic scaffold, fLabMix1.1 SCAFFOLD_231, whole genome shotgun sequence and carries:
- the LOC132960638 gene encoding LOW QUALITY PROTEIN: cytochrome b-like (The sequence of the model RefSeq protein was modified relative to this genomic sequence to represent the inferred CDS: substituted 6 bases at 6 genomic stop codons) → MNSPTLVSNLKNQILLPVPINIHSMXNFGSILGIVLISQILTGLFLAMHFSRDINTAFLRVDHIIRDVNGGXFLRITHANGASAFFICIYLHIARGIYFGSYKIRLTXIIGVILFLVSMATAFLGYVLPXGQIRFWGATVITNLVSVIPYLGEDIITXVXGGFSVGGATLSRFFRLHFILPFVILGLVLSHFIALHSTGRSNPLGLPSDKNKIYFHPYHTFKDLSGLLMFAFLMFFLIFFAP